From a region of the Triticum aestivum cultivar Chinese Spring chromosome 7D, IWGSC CS RefSeq v2.1, whole genome shotgun sequence genome:
- the LOC123169931 gene encoding protein FAR1-RELATED SEQUENCE 5 has product MSFRNRGKHGPECRRAPSKMSAIEQRLYQFKDRKGAEIFEPTVGTTFDSSQEAYEFYNLYSWECGFGIRHGKSRTNTNNYRSMHELVCQCADKARKENASSCKTDCKAMIKLLRTKDHGWYVSAFVKEHNHRLSLGYDAKMQWNSHNHIDAISQDFIKNLRENNISITKVYNILGGLGAGPQAVPYRKQLMRTLCSRYSQETIKDDLSKTMSLLQEMKAQDNNLKVEVDVDAEGRVRSMLWCTGKNRQDYVHFGDVVTFDTTYKTNLYNMPFGLFVGVNNHFQSVIFGGVLMREETEVAFKWVFSTFVTIMDNKQPVTILTDQAQAMKGAIESALPEARHRWCKWHVL; this is encoded by the exons ATGTCCTTCAGGAACAGAGGCAAGCATGGCCCAGAGTGCCGTAGGGCGCCCTCTAAAATGTCGGCAATAGAGCAACGCCTGTATCAATTCAAAGACCGTAAGGGAGCAGAAATATTCGAGCCTACTGTTGGAACAACATTTGACTCCAGCCAAGAAGCATACGAATTTTATAATCTGTACTCATGGGAATGTGGATTCGGTATTCGTCATGGGAAGAGCAGAACTAACACAAACAACTATAGGAGCATGCACGAGCTAGTCTGCCAGTGCGCG GACAAGGCGAGAAAGGAAAACGCATCATCATGCAAAACTGATTGCAAGGCAATGATCAAATTGCTTCGTACAAAGGACCATGGCTGGTATGTGAGTGCATTCGTCAAAGAACACAACCATCGGTTGTCATTGGGATATGATGCGAAGATGCAGTGGAATTCGCACAATCATATTGACGCAATATCACAGGatttcataaaaaatctccgtgagaATAACATCAGTATAACTAAGGTCTATAACATACTGGGCGGACTTGGAGCTGGTCCGCAAGCTGTGCCATACCGCAAGCAGTTGATGCGTACATTGTGCTCCAGGTACTCCCAGGAAACTATAAAAGATGACCTGTCCAAAACAATGAGTCTCCTGCAAGAGATGAAGGCTCAGGACAACAACTTGAAGGTGGAGGTTGATGTGGATGCAGAGGGACGAGTCCGATCGATGTTGTGGTGTACCGGCAAGAACCGTCAGGATTATGTGCACTTTGGAGACGTGGTCACTTTCGACACAACTTACAAAACAAATCTATATAACATGCCATTTGGTCTATTTGTTGGCGTCAACAACCACTTCCAGTCGGTTATCTTTGGAGGTGTCTTGATGCGTGAAGAAACCGAAGTGGCATTCAAGTGGGTGTTTAGCACGTTCGTCACCATTATGGACAACAAACAACCCGTTACTATTCTTACAG ACCAGGCACAGGCAATGAAGGGTGCAATCGAGTCTGCGCTTCCAGAAGCAAGGCATCGTTGGTGCAAATGGCATGTTCTGTGA